The Eremothecium gossypii ATCC 10895 chromosome VII, complete sequence nucleotide sequence GAGGTGAGCAGTAAAGACCAGGGATTTACTGCGGCAAATGCGGCGTACAACGGGGCGCGGTTTCTgggcctgctgcaggacgAGGCTTCGGGCACGTTCCCCTGCTCGTACAGGGGCCCGATGTTCATGACTATCGGGTATGTGGTGGCGATGCATGTGGGCGGGGTGGTAATCCCTGAGCCTCAGCGGCGGGAGCTAGTGCGCTACGTGGTGAACACGGCACACCCTGTCGACGGCGGGTGGGGATTGCATTCGGAGGACAAGTCGACTGTGATGGGCACCGCGCTGAACTACGTTCTGCTGCGGCTCTTAGGGATGGAGCGCGAACACATCGTGATGCAGCGGGCGCGGAAGACCCTGCTGCGCATGGGGGGTGCTATTGGCTCGCCGTACTGGGGTAAAGTGTGGCTTTCCGTGCTCAATTTATACAAGTGGGAGGGCGTGAACCCAGCGCCACCAGAGCTATGGCTGCTGCCGTACCAGTTTCCTTATCACCCGGCTCGCTGGTGGGTACATACGCGTGCTATCTTTTTGCCGATGAGCTACCTGGCAGGGGTCCGCTACCAGTGTGCTCTGACGCCATTACTGGAGGAGATCAGGTCCGAGATATTTACGAGGCCATTCGAAGAGATTGACTTTGCTGCCAACAGGAACAATGTGTGCGGTATTGACCTCTACTACCCGCATACGACCGTACTTAACACGCTCAACAAATGCATTGTGGGGTATGAAAAGTACTTGCGCCCCAACTGGCTACTAAAATACTCTCTTAACAGAATATATGAGCTGATTAAGATGGAAATCCAGAATACTGACTACCTCTGTATTGCACCGGTTAATAATGCTCTGAATGCCATTGTAACGTGTATCGAAGAGGGCCCTGACTCAGCGGAGTTCGGTCGCTTTCTTGACAGATTTAAGGAGGTCCTGTTTCTCGGTCCTCAAGGCATGCTGGTAATGGGAACTAACGGTGTTCAAGTGTGGGATTGTGCCTTCTATATACAGTCAATGTTTGCCGCCAACTTGCAAGACAAGCCCGAGTTTTATGAAAACATCGTTAGGGCGTACCGCTTTCTCTGTCGTTCACAGATCACTGATGATTGTGTTCCCGGCAGCTACAGGGATCCTCGTATTGGTGCTTGGCCCTTTTCTACTAAAACCCAAGGTTACGCAGTTTCAGATTGTACGGCTGAGGCGGCCAAGTCTGTCTTGCTTGTGCGGAATTCTCCAGTTTTCAAGGAGGTGCGGGACGAGATATCGAGCGAGAAGCTGCAAAAGGCCATTGATGTGCTTTTGGGTTTGCAAAATCTTGGATCATTCAAGTATGGCTCATTCGCTTCTTATGAGAAGATCAGAGCGCCATTATCGATTGAGAGTTTGAATTCTGCGGAGGTGTTTGCTAATATAATGGTTGAGCATCCGTATGTTGAATGTACCGATTCATCCGTACTAGGCTTATCGTTCTATCGCAAATACCACGATTATCGCCAAGATGAGGTCGACCACGCCATCAAGATCGCTGTCAAGTTTATAAAGAGTGCCCAAGAGAAGGATGGTTCGTGGTATGGATGCTGGGGTATTTGCTATACATATGCTGGAATGTTTGCGCTTGAAGCGCTTCATAACGCCGGCGAAAGCTACGCGGACTCGGAAGTAGTAAAGAAGGGGTGTGAGTTTCTGGTAAGCAAGCAGTTGCCCGATGGCGGTTGGAGTGAGACAATGAAATCTTCAGAACTGCACACGTACGTCAGTGACAAGAGGTCATACGTTGTTCAAACTGCATGGGCTTTGATTGGTTTGCTGCTAGCCGATTATCCGGATAGAAAAGTGATTGACCGTGGCATTCAACTGCTTAAGGAAAGACAATTGCCCTCTGGTGAATGGAAGTATGAGAGTATTGAGGGTGTTTTCAATCATTCATGTGCCATTGAGTACCCAAGTTACCGATTTGTGTTTCCAATAAAGGCCCTAGGAATCTATAGCAAAAAATACGCCAAAGACGCTTTGTAGTATGATCACGGCGCGGAAATAGTATGTGCGATTAGCTCAAACTGTTTTCTTCTTTAAATACCCCCCACGCTTTAGTTAGCGTGATGAATACATGCTCTGCTACCATTTTCTCTTCTAGTTCCAATGTTTGTGGTAGCTTATCGGGATGAGTCTTGCTGACAGCCTTCAGATACGAAAGTTTAACTCTCTTGGGCATCACCAAATCACTGGCGATCATCTGGTCTGAATTCAGCCAGGGTAGTAAAGCCGGTAATCCTAGCAATAGATGACGCAGATCCGTGCTTTTCCCTGCAGTCCATGTACGAATACGGGATTCTACTTTATCATGTAAGCCAAATCGCTCATTCTCTTGCTTTTCAATTGCATGGTTTTGAGCCTTCAACCTTTTGACTTCTTCCGTTTTTCCTTTCGCAGTTGCCGTCTGCTTCCGAGGATTCTTCCTATCCCCTTGTGTCGTTGCGGTTGGATTACTAGATACGTTACCTTTCTGGCTATTGCAAGCCTTTTGGCAGCGTGCCTTTCCATTCAGTATCAACTTGGGCGTATATCCCCTGGATATGAGCTGTTGGTACACAGAGAGTGCAGCTTCGTAGTTGTCTTGAGACTCAAGAACTTCTGCCTTCTTCGCTAGAATTTTCTGCCAGAATTCTTTATAAGTCCGCGGTGGTGAAGTATCCTGAATCTGCGCATCAAATGGTACATCCTGCAGTAGCTCTACGGCTGAATTTATATTCTTCATAGATTCAGTATGCTCCCCAATTTTTAGCTGCGTGGTGATGATATTCGATAGGGCTATAATACGAAGAGGGTGTGCCAAAGGAAGTGTATTTAGCGATTTGAGGTAATCCTGGAAGGCGGCGTGGTAGTCTCCTTTCTTATAACTTTCAGCAGCCGTCTTATTAAAGTCATAGTACCCTGAAAGCTCCAGAGGAGTGATAGAAACATAATTTAATTGTGCAGCTGACTTAGAAGGGCCTTCAGATGAAAAGTCGATGAGACTTTCCTCTGATTTCACACCAGCAGCCTGCATTCGGGGCACTTCCAACGTAGATTGATGTTGCACTACTTCCGTATCAGCAAATCCCTCGAGTAAATCCACTTCAGCAGCCGTGGGCTGTGTATGGATTAAATGTGCTTGGTCATTTGTCTGGTTCACGCTGTAATCGCTTTCTTGCGTGTGATTTGAGAACCTCTCGTTGCTGTCACTCAGAGTAGACCTGGAAGAAGCAGAGGTACGAGCGTGTGTCGCCAATTGGTCCTCTATAAAATCCCTCCCTCTATTAAACAGATTAGATGCAGCAGACACGAGCCTGTTACTATGGCCACTTCGGAGGGAACTCCATTGAGGGGTCTCTGAACTTTCTGCTCTGCCAAGGTCGCTGCCCCTCTCAAAGTCACCGCTTCTGCCCAAATCGCTTCCCCTTCCGAAGTCCCTACTCCTACAGAAGTCGCTATTTCTCCCAAGGTTACTGCCCCGGTGCATTCGGGTCCCATCTGATTCTGCTCGGCGCATACGAAGTTGCTCATATCTACCTCCCCTGTGGTAGTAGTCGTTAGCTGCCCCAATATCAAGCCCCAGCGACATTAGCTTCGCAAGTTCAAAATCCTGTTCTTCGTCTGCAATAGTAGTGGTCTTGTCTTCAAAACTGCTGACTGATGCTGCTGGGTGCGGCTGAGCATCTTCCAAGTCAATCAGAGACTGGCTTTTGTATCCCTCAGTACTTGGGTTGCCTCTTCCGCTTTGATATATGCCGCTTGTTTCCCCAGGAAGATTGGGCGATTCTCTTCCTAGATCTACCAGgccagcagcaggtctTGTATCCCTCGGAGTGTACAGCGTAGCGGGCGGTTCGGAAAGCGACGACACAGAATGCTGCGCTAAGAGGTCGTTCAGTGACCTGTTCTTGGATGTTTGCGCATCAGCAGGCTTTTCTTTGCCCTTGAATTTGGTAAGGAGATTGGCAAAAGGGTCACTCATCCTTCAGATAGCCCTTAAACTGCTAGATGAAACTTCGGTTTCGTGCTTTAACATGGGGCTCGAAGTCTACTGTGGCAGATAGAAAAAAGAATATTTAAATGGAGGTCAGTAGAGTTAGAACAGGTCAGCCTTAAAAATGATAAATACAGAGAAGAAGCAGATCTTCAAAGAGCAATGACTAGGTAGCGCTATATACGCTGATGTTAGTCGAGCACTATTTGGCTCATGACAGAGCAGTGAGCTCGGGTATCTATGAAGGAATTACGAATTCCAATGAAATTAGACCATATCTGCAGAGCTTATTGATCGCTGTAGCCTGCGCGACCATTTGACATACCGGGCCTTTGTGCATGTCCATGTGGTGATGCGTTTTAGCCAATCCAGTTCCTGATGCGCCTTTTCGCGGGCTTCCTCTTTTGTGCGGGAGAGCTCCTTTTCGGATTCCAGGCGGTGGCGCTCTTGCTCGAACATACGCTGGGAATACTCTAAGTATGCATTCTGCTGGGATGGGGTTAATTTTGTATGATAGTCGTAGATTGAAAGCCATATTGGCGTCTGGCAAGCAACGGCTGCGGCGTTCTCCTTCTCCAACCGCCTCCTCAATGCATAGCCGCAGTCATACATGGAAGCGAGAACCATGTACATGAGAAGCATCAAAATGAAGCACATGAAGCACATGAAGCAAAAGGAGCCCATGCGGTCCGTATCCGAGATAAACGAGCGGAGGTCGCTCATCCTGAGCGACGTCGGAAACATAAACCCTTCATTCAACCAGCGTGTTTGATTTGCAGCTGACATTTCGCTGATATCCATGCGCAAGCTCGCACCAATGTTTTTTCGATTATCTGGATAGTTGCTGTGGTTCTCTGGAGTGCGAGACTTCAGTGTGGCGGATTGCTGTTAGTTGGTTCCAAGTCAAAAGTCGATATCCTGCCCTCCGTTGCGATAGTCCGGTAGCGCATTGGTATTTGGAAACACTTACAAGGAGTCTGTTTCTAGTTTTGAATGTTCCGCCCAGCAATCGTTTCGTTTCCAGAATTGCGGCGCTGACATCTGCACAAGCGTCAGCACTCTCTGCGCAACCGGCGGAGAGTGCCGCGTCCGCTTGCCCCACGGCACGGCTGCCGATCCCAAGGCAATGTAGCTTGCTCGGTGTtccgcgccgcagccgcagccgcagccgtTACCGTTGCGTCACCGCCGCGGCGACCTCGCTGACATCAGCGCCGCCCATCACGTGACGGGAGAAATTTGCCCACGTGACGGGAGGGAAATTCGCCCACGTGACGGGCGCGGCAGTGAAAATTTGCAGCGCGCATGCGCAGGCCATCTCCTCCGCCACCACCACGCGCCATGCATTTGATGTACACACTGGGCCCGGACGGCAAGAGAGTCTACACCCTCGAGAAGGTCACGCCTTCCGGCGAGATCACCAAGTCCGCGCACCCTGCGCGCTTCTCGCCCGACGACAAGTACTCCCGCCAGCGTGTCACTCTCAAGCGCCGCTTCGACATGTTGCCCCGCTAATACATATCTAGCTATACAATATACGTCTTCTACACAGGCCCCTGCCGGTTTCCTGTAGTCTTCAAGTTGAACGCTGTCGCGCGTCCGTAGTGCTCGCACATTTGGCCCATCAGCTCCAGGTTGCGGTTGCGCGTGTTGATccgctccagctcctgATTCAAAGTCGCAACGCTCTGGTTCAACCTCTCCACGTTGCCCACAATCCGCGCCAGGATCCCGACCTGCACCTTCTCGTGCGGGTTCTCCATCTCCTGCGGCCCGTCTGCCATCACTGCTATGGAGAGAGCTAGTGCGGAGGTAAACTTGCTTTTCGCTACTTATTCTACATATACTGCGCAAGCACATACAGCTCGTCGGACATGCCGGACGCCCGCGGGCCATAGGCTGTGCGATGCCGGACTGGCGCCTGCCGTGAGTACGTAGCTAAACGCTTTAGGATTGCCTTGGCCTTTGGTTTACCATAGGCAATGGTGCTGGGGTTTTTTTGTCTTTTGCTCTATGCGCTCATAGTATACACGTAGTGGATTTAGTCTCATCCTCGCACACACACGGTAGACGATCCAGGATCGGCTATATATTGGTTGGGGTCTGGCTGGAGCTACAGGTCGGATAGGATCACCGCAGTCATGGAGACGATCGACGTGCAGAACAAGTCATTTGTGGTCAGATGGTTGAAGGTACGGCGGGGGGATACAGTCTCGTACCAGCTAAAGCCGCTGAAGAAGTCGATAGGGTTTGGAATTTATCGGAGGATGAAGGAGACCGCGGGGCCTTCGAACATGTCGACTGCACGGGGGGCGCCGTCGACACTGACAGTGTCGACGGGGCTGAGCCATGCGGAGCCGCAGGTGCACCTGGAGGCGGACGCGGCAAACCTGATGGTAGAGTTCCGGCAGCGGGCGTTCAGCACCAGCTCGAGCTCGCAGGCGAGAGAAGAGGCCGAGGAGGGGGCGCCGCAGTCGGAGCTGCAGACGCGGCTGGACCAGTCGGGGCTGGTGCGTGTGGCTTGGGTGGGCAACGTGCAGGGCAACGAGATATACCAGGGGACGCTGATGAACGATGACTACAACGAGGAGTCGTACTATGCCTTCGTAATAGATAACACCGCATCGAAAACGGTGAAGAAAAAGGTGTTGTTCAGTGCGTCAGTCGTGCGGCCGGCGTTTGACGCGGAATCGGTGTTCTCGCAAGACGACTTGATGCATGATTACACGGTGGCTGCTAGCAACACACACATGCTGGCTGTGCCGCAGGCACCTCAGCCATCGCAGAGTGAACTGTTTCGGCTGAAGCAGGGACGCATTCTTCAGGGGTACCTGCTGAAGAAACGGCGCAAACGGCTCCAGGGATTTCGCAAGCGATTCTTTAAGCTCGACCTGAAATATGGCACGCTGTCGTATTACCTGAGCGAACGTAATTCCGTTTGCCGCGGTGAGATTGTCATTAGCCTCTCGACAGTCAGTGCGAGCCGGAAGTCCCGGCTCATTGTTGTTGACTCCGGGATGGAGATCTGGGCACTGAAGGCGCGCGATGACGACGAGTGGAACACATGGGTGGAGGCTTTGGAAGCATGTTACAAAATTGAAAATGCCGACAAGCAGCCGATTGCGAAGGAACTCCTACCTCAGGACACAGTGCATGGCCAAGCTCAAACTTTGATGAGCGATATTCAGGTCGCCAAGTCTAAAGTGGAGGAATGGAAGGCATCCGTGTGCTATAATATTCAGCAAAATGAGAAGGTGTTCACCAAGCCACCCACGCCTCAGACCAGGTCCGACTCACGCAGTTCTTCCTTGTCATCCACGAAAAGTCCGTTCCGTAGAAATAGGAACACATCGAACGCTGATCAGTACGTATCAGTTGCCTTTCCAGGGAGCGCTACAGGACACTCGGCCATTAATACGAGCAATTCTTCCTATGGGACTCATCCAACCTCAAGCTGTTCTTTGACAGAGCATGAGGTATACCGAAAACTGAATGAACTAGAATCCTTACTCTCGAGCATTGCGGTTCGTTCGCGCATGATTTTTACTTCACCTATATTTGCCTCTCTTTCTGGTGGGAGACTAACCGATGGGACTGCTGTCCCTACGAAATCCTCCACAGCATCAATATTCTCTGAAGTGTT carries:
- the ERG7 gene encoding lanosterol synthase ERG7 (Syntenic homolog of Saccharomyces cerevisiae YHR072W (ERG7)); protein product: MLYSDELGLPTTDSRRWRLFCDEVGAERWEYMDEQETSKVPQTTCVQWLLNVPSFPTPEPEVSSKDQGFTAANAAYNGARFLGLLQDEASGTFPCSYRGPMFMTIGYVVAMHVGGVVIPEPQRRELVRYVVNTAHPVDGGWGLHSEDKSTVMGTALNYVLLRLLGMEREHIVMQRARKTLLRMGGAIGSPYWGKVWLSVLNLYKWEGVNPAPPELWLLPYQFPYHPARWWVHTRAIFLPMSYLAGVRYQCALTPLLEEIRSEIFTRPFEEIDFAANRNNVCGIDLYYPHTTVLNTLNKCIVGYEKYLRPNWLLKYSLNRIYELIKMEIQNTDYLCIAPVNNALNAIVTCIEEGPDSAEFGRFLDRFKEVLFLGPQGMLVMGTNGVQVWDCAFYIQSMFAANLQDKPEFYENIVRAYRFLCRSQITDDCVPGSYRDPRIGAWPFSTKTQGYAVSDCTAEAAKSVLLVRNSPVFKEVRDEISSEKLQKAIDVLLGLQNLGSFKYGSFASYEKIRAPLSIESLNSAEVFANIMVEHPYVECTDSSVLGLSFYRKYHDYRQDEVDHAIKIAVKFIKSAQEKDGSWYGCWGICYTYAGMFALEALHNAGESYADSEVVKKGCEFLVSKQLPDGGWSETMKSSELHTYVSDKRSYVVQTAWALIGLLLADYPDRKVIDRGIQLLKERQLPSGEWKYESIEGVFNHSCAIEYPSYRFVFPIKALGIYSKKYAKDAL
- the SWA2 gene encoding auxilin-like protein SWA2 (Syntenic homolog of Saccharomyces cerevisiae YDR320C (SWA2)) — its product is MSDPFANLLTKFKGKEKPADAQTSKNRSLNDLLAQHSVSSLSEPPATLYTPRDTRPAAGLVDLGRESPNLPGETSGIYQSGRGNPSTEGYKSQSLIDLEDAQPHPAASVSSFEDKTTTIADEEQDFELAKLMSLGLDIGAANDYYHRGGRYEQLRMRRAESDGTRMHRGSNLGRNSDFCRSRDFGRGSDLGRSGDFERGSDLGRAESSETPQWSSLRSGHSNRLVSAASNLFNRGRDFIEDQLATHARTSASSRSTLSDSNERFSNHTQESDYSVNQTNDQAHLIHTQPTAAEVDLLEGFADTEVVQHQSTLEVPRMQAAGVKSEESLIDFSSEGPSKSAAQLNYVSITPLELSGYYDFNKTAAESYKKGDYHAAFQDYLKSLNTLPLAHPLRIIALSNIITTQLKIGEHTESMKNINSAVELLQDVPFDAQIQDTSPPRTYKEFWQKILAKKAEVLESQDNYEAALSVYQQLISRGYTPKLILNGKARCQKACNSQKGNVSSNPTATTQGDRKNPRKQTATAKGKTEEVKRLKAQNHAIEKQENERFGLHDKVESRIRTWTAGKSTDLRHLLLGLPALLPWLNSDQMIASDLVMPKRVKLSYLKAVSKTHPDKLPQTLELEEKMVAEHVFITLTKAWGVFKEENSLS
- a CDS encoding uncharacterized protein (Non-syntenic homolog of Saccharomyces cerevisiae YLR012C), translating into MDISEMSAANQTRWLNEGFMFPTSLRMSDLRSFISDTDRMGSFCFMCFMCFILMLLMYMVLASMYDCGYALRRRLEKENAAAVACQTPIWLSIYDYHTKLTPSQQNAYLEYSQRMFEQERHRLESEKELSRTKEEAREKAHQELDWLKRITTWTCTKARYVKWSRRLQRSISSADMV
- the NOP10 gene encoding snoRNP complex protein NOP10 (Syntenic homolog of Saccharomyces cerevisiae YHR072W-A (NOP10)), with translation MRRPSPPPPPRAMHLMYTLGPDGKRVYTLEKVTPSGEITKSAHPARFSPDDKYSRQRVTLKRRFDMLPR
- the DAD4 gene encoding Dad4p (Syntenic homolog of Saccharomyces cerevisiae YDR320C-A (DAD4)): MADGPQEMENPHEKVQVGILARIVGNVERLNQSVATLNQELERINTRNRNLELMGQMCEHYGRATAFNLKTTGNRQGPV
- the OSH3 gene encoding oxysterol-binding protein related protein OSH3 (Syntenic homolog of Saccharomyces cerevisiae YHR073W (OSH3)), which produces METIDVQNKSFVVRWLKVRRGDTVSYQLKPLKKSIGFGIYRRMKETAGPSNMSTARGAPSTLTVSTGLSHAEPQVHLEADAANLMVEFRQRAFSTSSSSQAREEAEEGAPQSELQTRLDQSGLVRVAWVGNVQGNEIYQGTLMNDDYNEESYYAFVIDNTASKTVKKKVLFSASVVRPAFDAESVFSQDDLMHDYTVAASNTHMLAVPQAPQPSQSELFRLKQGRILQGYLLKKRRKRLQGFRKRFFKLDLKYGTLSYYLSERNSVCRGEIVISLSTVSASRKSRLIVVDSGMEIWALKARDDDEWNTWVEALEACYKIENADKQPIAKELLPQDTVHGQAQTLMSDIQVAKSKVEEWKASVCYNIQQNEKVFTKPPTPQTRSDSRSSSLSSTKSPFRRNRNTSNADQYVSVAFPGSATGHSAINTSNSSYGTHPTSSCSLTEHEVYRKLNELESLLSSIAVRSRMIFTSPIFASLSGGRLTDGTAVPTKSSTASIFSEVFFDALDDNAVIMLDDEEVADLVGPDSGSAKENALSRADTADSSKDDESDNDEDDDGSVEIIEKRPPLERSHTELTGLYPLPIIGKIKRRDDITPANSAPPSLLAFLRKNVGKDLNSISMPMTSNEPITILQMMSETFEYAELLTAAAAAADPMKRLALVAAFSVSYLSVHREKARAMRKPVNPLLGETYELVREDKGYRLISEKVSHKPQIFAFHVEHKDWVCYYTISPQQKFWGKSLEFTNEGEITCILKATGDKYVWNQPSMLLKNIIAGERYLEPQNQFEIHSSNGGKAVVAFKQGGMFSSRSEDLSISIFDASRNLFGTLKGQWTNKLVNESTGETVWQIGELVPKASKKFGFTKFTANLNEITELEKDMIPPTDSRLRPDVRLYEAGDVDAAEQLKLQLEQLQRERRSKGADVSPMYFRKSGNNSWTLLNGNENYWERRRRHDWSGVQSLW